The DNA sequence GAGGAAGCGGGGATGCCGGTACTCGGCGTCCTGCGGCGGGCTCCGCAGGTGGCCGCGCCCTCGCGGCACCTGGGGCTGGTGCCGGTCGCCGAGCGGCGCTCGGACGCGGTCTCTTCGGTGGCCGCCCTGGCCGACCAGGTCCGGGCGGGCTGCGACCTGGAGGCCCTGATGGCCCTGGCCCGTACGGCCCCGCCGCTGGACTGCGAAGCCTGGGTTCCGGAGCGTGCCCTCGCGGGCACTCGGGGCTCCGCCCCGAACCCCGCGCCTCAAACGCCGGCGGGGCTGGATTTTCCAGCCCGTCCGGCGTTTGAGGACCGGGTCCGGGCGGAGCACGCCCGCGGCGAAGCCGCAATCCGGCACAGCGGGAAGGGGCGGGGTGGGGGACCTGTCATTGCCGTTGCGGGCGGGGCCGCGTTCACCTTTTCCTACGCCGAGCACGCGGAACTGCTCACCGCCGCCGGAGCGGAGGTCGTCACCTTCGACCCCCTCCGGGACGAGAAGCTCCCCGACCACACCACCGGCCTGGTGATCGGCGGCGGGTTCCCCGAGGTGTACGCCCCGGAGCTGTCCGCGAACGAGCCGCTCCGCAAGGCCGTCGCGGCCTTCGCCGCGGCCGGCGGCCCGGTGGCGGCGGAGTGCGCGGGGCTGCTGTACCTGGCCCGGTCGCTGGACGGCAAGCCCATGTGCGGGGTGCTCGACGCCGATGCGCGGATGTCGGAGCGGCTCACGCTCGGCTACCGCGAGGCGGTCGCCGTCTCCGACAGCGTCCTCGCGGCGGCCGGGACCCGGCTGCGCGGGCACGAGTTCCACCGGACGGTGATCGAGCCGGGCGCCGGCGGCTCACCGGCGTGGGGCTTCACGCATCCGGAACGCCGGATCGAGGGCTTCGTGGCGGACGGAGTGCACGCCAGCTACCTGCACACGCACTGGGCGGCGGAGCCGTCCGTGGCCCTGCGCTTCGCCGAGGCCGCGGCAGCGCATCGGTGAACCGGAGACGCCCGGGGCCGGTCCGGTCACTCCGCCAGGCCCACGACCAGCCAGATCCCCGCCACCCCGCCCACGGTGCACATCAGGGTGGACAGCGCGGGGTGCTTGTGGTGGGCCTCGGGCAGGATCTCGGCGGCGGCCAGGTACAGCAGGACGCCGCCGAAGAAGCCGAGGTAGGCCCCGAGCGGTTCCTCCGGAAGGGTGAACAGCAGGGTGGACGCGGCGCCCACGACGGGGGCCGCCGCGTCCGCGAAGAGCATGAGCAGGGCCTTGCGGCGGGCGTTCCCGTACAGCCGGGTGAGGGTGTACGTGTTGAACCCGTCGGCGAAGTCATGGGTGATGACGGCCAGCGCCACGGCCACGCCCATCCCCCCGCCGACCTGGAACGCGGCGCCGAGGGCCACCCCGTCGGCGAGGCTGTGGCCGACCATGGCGGCCGCCGCCGTCAGGCCGACCTGGGGGACCCGTTCCCCGGGGTCGGGCTGCCCGTCGCCGTTCGTGGCCCCGTGGGAGGCCTGGCGGACGGCCAGGACCCGTTCCACGCAGTGCGCGGCGAGGAACCCGCCGACGAAGAGCAGCAGGGCGAGCGGGACTCCGAACAGTTCGTCGCCGGCCGCGTGCATGGCTTCCGGGAGCAGGTCGAGGCCCACGACGCCGAGCATCAGCCCGCCGG is a window from the Streptomyces sp. NBC_01244 genome containing:
- a CDS encoding cobyrinate a,c-diamide synthase, which codes for MVTSFNVPRLVIAAPSSGSGKTTVATGLMAAFSERGLAVSPHKAGPDYIDPGYHALATGRPGRNLDAFMCGPDLVAPLFAHGAAGCDLAVIEGVMGLYDGAAGRGELASTAQVAKLLRAPVVLVVDASSQSRSVAALVHGFASFDPQVRLGGVILNKVGSDRHEVMLREALEEAGMPVLGVLRRAPQVAAPSRHLGLVPVAERRSDAVSSVAALADQVRAGCDLEALMALARTAPPLDCEAWVPERALAGTRGSAPNPAPQTPAGLDFPARPAFEDRVRAEHARGEAAIRHSGKGRGGGPVIAVAGGAAFTFSYAEHAELLTAAGAEVVTFDPLRDEKLPDHTTGLVIGGGFPEVYAPELSANEPLRKAVAAFAAAGGPVAAECAGLLYLARSLDGKPMCGVLDADARMSERLTLGYREAVAVSDSVLAAAGTRLRGHEFHRTVIEPGAGGSPAWGFTHPERRIEGFVADGVHASYLHTHWAAEPSVALRFAEAAAAHR
- a CDS encoding ZIP family metal transporter; translated protein: MAVIVALGAFLMTLAGGWTAQRVTDRRHLVLGLAGGLMLGVVGLDLLPEAMHAAGDELFGVPLALLLFVGGFLAAHCVERVLAVRQASHGATNGDGQPDPGERVPQVGLTAAAAMVGHSLADGVALGAAFQVGGGMGVAVALAVITHDFADGFNTYTLTRLYGNARRKALLMLFADAAAPVVGAASTLLFTLPEEPLGAYLGFFGGVLLYLAAAEILPEAHHKHPALSTLMCTVGGVAGIWLVVGLAE